A portion of the Babylonia areolata isolate BAREFJ2019XMU chromosome 4, ASM4173473v1, whole genome shotgun sequence genome contains these proteins:
- the LOC143281362 gene encoding uncharacterized protein LOC143281362 — MVGRELFAEFRVSHNASFIFTGQGVSGESSSTVADPDNSTSAGVELKDTTGAPYNGSSTFTNTTTTEASEAEDQTLPSSDTSPFNDTLTAEGTSPGPQSQDGGVSTGNDTAQMSIDHPSQNVSGEATAFGDPAASEEDPPAEDPPTHVPTDGAPTGGYLDGTEGYPSEVAANFTYTNDTLPVDRPRDDTPFDEDIPTEEHTPTEDTPFGEIPTDEDAPTEEDTPFEDIPTEEDTPPEDTPFGEIPTDEDAPTEEDTPFDNIPTEGSHPEDTFGANSTAEDWHFDDIPAEGTPLDGYAPAGNDTASESDTAPTSNLGLAPTAANVTETMDADVDGDMSNVTVVNASDMTNVTAVNGTDVDDVDDADAWEDEDWNYEDDVTDEYDTANVTAEEDVTANQGNTSFTDTDVTNERTPAYVDDDDEYDDEYDYEYEDVSEDQDMTSENDTDVSMVDDVSVPDVVTSSNDTSDDATPVGDVSVDDVTSTNDTAESTPPVPERADFVVYDNSGNPCLLASLNITIHLKYHVQEGLVRETYDTVSKKNTQDGSTYQGTCDDTLSRLSISWNNDTFTLNFTFILQARLSVCLSVCLST; from the exons TCTCACACAATGCTTCCTTCATCTTCACAGGACAAGGAGTCAGCGGAGAATCCAGCAGCACAGTTGCAGATCCGGATAATTCAACGTCAGCTGGAG TTGAACTTAAAGACACAACAGGTGCCCCATACAACGGCAGCAGCAccttcactaacaccaccaccacagaggcTTCTGAAGCTGAGGACCAGACCTTACCTTCGTCCGACACCTCACCGTTCAACGACACACTCACAGCAGAGGGAACATCACCTGGGCCACAAAGTCAAGACGGGGGAGTGAGCACAGGGAATGACACTGCTCAGATGTCCATAGATCACCCTTCGCAGAATGTTTCCGGTGAGGCAACAGCCTTTGGGGATCCTGCTGCCAGCGAGGAGGATCCTCCCGCCGAGGACCCCCCCACCCACGTACCTACCGACGGTGCTCCCACAGGTGGTTATCTTGACGGTACTGAGGGATACCCTTCTGAAGTGGCTGCCAATTTCACCTATACTAATGACACCCTTCCTGTGGACAGACCCAGGGATGACACACCTTTTGATGAGGACATCCCCACTGAAGAACATACCCCCACGGAAGATACGCCTTTCGGTGAAATCCCCACGGATGAAGATGCACCCACTGAAGAAGATACTCCTTTTGAGGACATCCCCACTGAAGAAGATACCCCCCCGGAAGATACGCCTTTCGGTGAAATCCCCACGGATGAAGATGCACCCACTGAAGAAGATACTCCTTTTGATAACATCCCCACTGAAGGTTCACACCCGGAAGACACGTTCGGAGCAAACAGCACCGCTGAGGACTGGCATTTTGATGATATTCCCGCTGAAGGCACACCCCTAGACGGCTATGCCCCTGCAGGAAACGACACTGCCTCGGAGTCAGACACCGCGCCCACTTCCAACCTGGGCCTTGCTCCTACCGCCGCCAACGTTACAGAGACCATGGACGCTGACGTTGACGGAGATATGTCCAACGTAACTGTAGTTAACGCCAGTGATATGACTAACGTGACGGCTGTTAATGGGaccgatgttgatgatgttgacgatgctgATGCGTGGGAGGATGAGGACTGGAACTATGAGGACGACGTCACGGATGAGTACGACACAGCTAACGTCACTGCCGAAGAAGATGTAACAGCAAACCAAGGCAACACCAGCTTCACAGACACTGATGTCACTAACGAAAGAACCCCAGCTtacgttgacgatgacgatgaatatGATGACgaatatgattatgaatatgagGACGTCAGCGAGGACCAGGACATGACGTCAGAAAACGACACAGACGTTTCGATGGTTGATGACGTCAGCGTCCCAG ATGTCGTCACTTCTTCGAACGACACGTCAGATGACGCCACTCCTGTCGGTGACGTCTCTGTGGATGACGTCACTTCCACAAACGACACTGCCGAAA GCACGCCGCCTGTCCCGGAGAGAGCGGACTTCGTGGTGTACGACAACAGCGGCAACCCGTGCCTCCTGGCTTCTCTCAACATCACCATCCACCTCAAATACCATGTGCAGGAGGGGCTCGTCAGAGAG ACCTATGACACGGTGTCCAAGAAAAACACGCAGGACGGGTCCACCTACCAGGGCACCTGCGATGACACCCTGTCCCGGCTGTCCATCTCCTGGAACAACGACACCTTTACCCTCAACTTCACCTTCATCCTGCaggcacgtctgtctgtctgtctgtctgtctgtctgtctacctga